The genomic interval ATGAAGGCATCCATTTATTTTCCACCATTAATAGGTACCATATATGCGATGTATTTTGATCCTATCCTCTCACGTCGCAGTTTCTTTTGCGTCTTAAAGAACTAATATTacctttttcattcaatattctttttcattaatagtATACGCCGATATTGACTCCGTATAAGTCAATGCAAATTAGCAACTCACAGTATCAGCTCTCTGCTGAGAATTAACTCAAATTGCATGCCCTCAAGAATCAAGTTTACTTTCTGCACCTGCAATGATATGCACtgaggaaggagaagaaaacaagaaatttaGTAAATTGCAGTTTCATCTCCAATGTTGGAAGGTGAATTACAAAAGCCTTAAAGTAAAGGCCAAATACGAGAAGAAACAATGGATGACCTTGTTTGAAGAGAGAAACGGCCTGATTATTAAGCTAAAGAACCGCTCCAAGAAATATTGAAGccttgatatatatttttatataaaatatattataaaaatcacaGGAATagaaaattggaaagaaaaggtgtcatatttaactaaaaatgttaaaagagCAATGTACACTGCTTCAAAGCAAGGTGTCAAAACCATAACTATAACAATTCCATTTCCTTTATTCTATCCAAGTAATTTCACAAATCACAAATGTTCCCGGTTAGTAAAGAGGAAATAGAGCacaaatatagtaaaaaatgaTTTCTAGGTGATACAAAACGTATAGTCCAGAGTTTTACTCAAAAACACCTTTATCTGTTGTAGATGCTTCTTGGGTGAGATCTGAAAATCTCAAACCAACTTGCGTTGAAAGCCTCAAGAACTTTTGAGCACATCTGAGAACACAAGTTTCCTCTTGCTTGGTCAGGGATTTCCGATAAAATGCATTCACACATTCCTTGAAGCATCTCTCTACTACTGAATTATACATCCTTAGACTGCAATTTTGTTGGAGCACAGAAtaaatcaacaacaaaatccaccGTATGCAACAAGGCAGAATAAAACTCCTACATTCACATCTTGTAAGTAGTGTCAATAATTTATGCAACAGAACATTTGTGCAAGTTCTCAGGAATCAAAGTGATAATTTCCACTCTGACTAATTTCTGATTCCcattaatacataattttcactatgAAATTCAACAGATAGTAGATCCACTACGCACAGGTTAAGAATACAACGCCAAATACCAGAAACACAACATAATTCATAGTTTAGAAACCTTACACAATATTTGAAGCATCAATCTTCACTCATttgaacaataataaaaagtCAAAAACTGATCAAATAGAAAATACAAACGATCGTTCAGTATACATTATAATCAGCATAATCCAATAAAAGAATCGGATTCACTATTTTCCCCTAACAGGCAAAATTGTGATTCATTTAAAGCACACAAATCCACCTACACATACATGCATTCAATTTTGAACcactgatttattatttaaactaaGGGAACTACATTACACATATGAACATCTCATTAAAACTATACAACagagtttaaaataataaataaataaatcaaaataattgatCATTTACCTGTCTCGGAATTGGAGCTGGTCTACAATGGTGGACATTCTTTGCTTATCTTCTTCAGGAAAATTATCCAAgtctgaaattattttcttgtcCATTTTTCGATCAAGGCGAGGTAATAGAGGGACAGAGGACGGGGTTTAGGTCTTTCGCCAGTAACGGCTCTGTTTGGTGAAtaacagaaaaagaaagcaGCGTCTATGCTTAAACCCTATACCCATACTTCATCTGGTCGGGTTAGCGGGTCAATCCACCCTACCCGTGTAAAGAAGTTACAGATGGAGTGTGAGGTTCCGCTATTCCGTTACATTACACATTTTAGTTtcttaagatttaaaaataataatttttggaCAAATCAAATGTAGGAAATAGAAATAGTGAAACTATCATAACACCTTTATGgaattatacttatattttgtttttcttaatattattttttgtctttattttcatctaatttgTTTAATGTGTAACATAttctctttttacttttaaaggtgatttcaaattttatacaatttgatcattttttataatgacaTCTAAATTATTAACTACATATCAACATAGTTACAGGTCAGTTTatgaattgtttttcaatttttaatgtctttaaaaaaattattatttttttagatatttttaatttaaaaaaatgtctacATGTCAAGTCAATATTGACTCACACAGTAATGTCGGTGTTACATATCAAGTCAGTATTAAAGTTACATGTCAAGTCAATATTAATGTCACCTCTTAATGTTAATAtcatttgtattcaatttagttcaaattctcattatttttgtttgatttagtttccaattttgttaattttattcaattccgattttaaatttaataagaaaaaatcgtcattacttttaaaattagatgaaaaattcttcattatttttttacaaaaaaaatcattatttttgaaattagaaggataattcttcattatttttaaaactagaaTGATAATTCTTcactgtttttaaaattaaaaggaaaattcttcattatttttaaaataaaaaaaaatcttcattatttttaacattagaaggaaaaattctaatttatttctaaaataagaaggaaaattctaattcattttttaaattagaatgtaaattcattatttttaaaattagaagaataattcttcattatttttaaaacaaccttaaccctattttttacatgtagaaaaaattaaacataaatataagaGATAGGTAGGTTTCTCAATGTTTGGTCTTTTACCAAGGTTGTCCACCAATATAAGGCATAGCCTTGAAAACTCAAAGAGACCATAGTCACTCTTCTCACATCATATATTTGGTGGCACTCAAACAATTGTTCCACTTTCATCTCCCATTCCAAATATTCCGCAACATCATCTTTACCATGGAAGGGAGGAAGGTCAAGCCTAGGTTCCCTTGGATAATGTTCTTTTGTTCTTTGGGTTCTCCTAGGAGGTGACTGATAATGGTCATCTTAGTGATGACTGCTATAAAGCTCTTGCTTACTATGTGGAGAGGATGTGTCTCCAAggtattcttttcttctatgtGAAGACCATTTTGTTTTTGCCTTTGTTTTGATTGATCAAGAGTTGATCAATCATATTTTTAAGCTCACTAATTTCTTTCTCCCTTTGTTTGAACTTTCATTCAAATTCTTCCCTCAATTGCATATTATCATTGTTAGGTCCCACACTACCTTGTACACTAGATTGACTCGTACTCATGAagtgttttagaaaatattttcacaaagttTTCAAGAACTTACACAAGTTATGAGTGAAAGAGagttttcacaaaattttattgtttttggatTTCTAAAGAGAATCTAAAGGTAAAGTTGTTCTAAGTAACTCCTAAGAAGCAGAGGTGAGTCACAAATGGACAAGCTTAAGAACCAACTCCAGCTCCTTCTTAGCCAGAGTTTCCTCAGATTATCTTTACCAAAGCTTCTAGGTAGAaatctttcaaaagcttttttaaatgtaaattgaaATGCTCCTAAAACCAAGAGAAGGTTTAACTAGATGTTATGTTATCCTATATATCACAGAGACTTAACACATATAAATCATTCAAGCAATCAAGCAAAATAATAGAGATGCAAATGAAAATGCCAGACGAtcctaagtgaaagtgcaagtgcaagttacacttggagccccttgacacactttcacactaaTGCACAAATTAAGGCTATTACAATGTTCAAATGTGAATGTGGAATTGCACCAAGGACATTTTCCAAAGACACTTgaccaaatataaaaaaaactacaaagGTTCTGTGATATGGAAGCTCAATTACACTTGAATTGATGCCTAAAACTAGTATTATGCTTCAAACTCCAGCTCTTAGTGCTTGCCATCTTCAAAACAGAATTGGAAAgatcttttcatatttttttaggCTGTTGGAACACCATATTTTATCCCACTTTACAACCACCTACTTGTTCCAACTTCCATTTCCTAAAAGACTACCTTAGTAGGTATAGGCAACTAAGAGGCCAATAATTGGAAAATCAAGTGAAAATAGGTATGAAATAACaagattttgtaatttttaggCATTCATTACATAatccatattttatttcttacattTGTCTTCTAGAACTAgcctttaatttttattccttGCATCATTCTCCATTTTCATGCATTATTTAGATCGAATTAGATAGAAGAATGCATTACCGCttagattttatttcttttaatttcattttcaattccCCCATTACTTTTAGTAGTTTAGCAAGGTTATTACACATTCTAGCTTAATGGGTACTGAGTCCACATATTGATACCTGATTTAATACTCGAGTTAGTACCTTATACACATAAGGGGATCGCTTGGATTTTGTTGGCTCTTGAGGCAACGAAAGagtttttccaaatttttcgAAACAATAATGCCCTACCAAAGAGAACCATCATCATGAGGGGCATTTACATTTATAGTGGTGAGAAAGAGTCCAACACTAGTGAAAGTGAGAGTAAGCATGAAGAAGAGTCAAATGGAGAGGACATTTATCCTTGTGACGAAAAACTTCTCATGGTGATAAGACTTCTTAACAACCAACCAAGTGTTCAACAAATATCCTAAAGAGAGAATATCATTCATACAAGAtgtcaaattaaaaacaaaacttgtTCTCTCATTGTGGATAATGAATCTTGTTACAATTGTTGCAAAACTACATTGGCTGAAAAATTGAACCTAACTGTGATACCCCATCCCAAAACCTTTTATACTTCATTGGTTAAATGAAGATGGAAATATAACAGTTAAGGATCAAGTGAAAGTGCAACTTTCCATTGGGAACTTCAAAGATTAAGTTTTATGGGATTTAGTTCTTATGGAAGCATGTCGTGTGCTTTTAAGAAGACCTTGACAATTTGACCATAAAACCATTCATCATGGTCTTTCTAATGCAATAATTGTGCATcacaatgataataattttttatttcatcctcTAGCACCTTCGCAAGTGTCTGAGGATCAAGAACAAATGGAACTCAACAAGGAAtccgagaaaaaaaaatccaatgtcaagaaaaaaaaaagagtagtCTTTAGGGATGAAACTGAGATGAAGGAGAGCGTTGTTCCCTCCCACAAGGTCATTCAACATGAAATTCTTTTGAATAGAAAGCTTTAGAAAACCTTCTTCATGTTCAACAACCTTCATACCTCCTTATGTATCAAGGAACACTCATGAATCATGTTGTAAGGGTATGCATAGGAAAGTTTGTAGTAGtatattttgatgacattttagTGTATAGTCAAAGTTTGCATGAGCATGAACATCATCTTAAAGTTGTTCTCTCCATTCGTAGGGTCAactaattatttgcaaacattgAAAAATGCACATTTTGTGTAGATAATGTCATTTTTCTAGGTTTTGTGGTCAATAAACAAGGGGTTCATGTCGACCCTAAAAAAATAGAGGCCATCCAAGAATGGCCTAACCTAAAGAGTGTGGGGGAAGAGGTAGAAATTCCTTGCAAATaaccttttctattttttcattttagaatgAGGTTAGTTCAATTATGTGTTTTATTGTTTGAGAGCATTTTTgctttatcaaaataaaataagattacaaGGTATTGTATTTATCAAATGGTCACTTGTGTCTTTCATGATTTGGTGTGCATTAagttatcaaattttatataaggGATAATGATGGTTTTGTACTCAAATGATTTTAGCACTTAATCAAAATCATagggttttaaaattttatctaataatGTTTTTAGATAAGACAACGCAACTTTGACAAAGATAAGACGACTTATATCCCAAGTACAATTTAGACTTGTCTTGATCTTGGTTGGGAATTCATGTATTCATCGGTATGaataatgtttgatttttttaaattgggtATAAGAACGAcgataaaaatatacatatttgtCCATTTTCGTTTCATAATCGTTCTTAtacttatcttttatttaaattactaaaacacTCCTATGTTAATAGGTAacataaattgtttaatatttttgttcaatatttACAAAGTTTacttatatttctaaaatatttttctcttcttacaATTTTGATtacacattttctttctttttatacaattttattcaaataatatattacattttaagaaacacaaaccttaaaataaaataattttaaggacacacttttaattaattctaattctttttaatatttttgtttgttgcttacaatacaaaaatatatgaaattataaaaacatgGTTGTTCAAATAATAGATTGATGATTTTTcctaattttagggtttttaaaacaattagGGTAAACTAGGTTTAGtctttaattttggttttagaatgaattaaatttttgacaaaaaaaatgaaaaataaaacttagaaaaacaaaaaaaaggagaaaaagaaagaagatgaagcatattgaaatatatatccACGAATTTATCAAcagatttttttatgttttttccaACTATATTTTCTTCGATAATTATCAAtggatttaattttttgtatttatagataAGTTTTTCTGTTGATAATTATTGAAGGATAttagattttgttaataaatattagtgaCTATATTATTATCGATAGATTTAAGTTTGTCAGTAATCTGTCGAAAAAAGGgacaaacttttaatattttttaagctgacattattatctattttttttagtaattaccttttcaatataaaaatgtttggatttgaattttatgaattGAAACCCTTTTAAGATTtctgtaattaatttttttcttgatatttgatattgaaaaagGAAGTATAAGAAAATATGTGTCTTTTAGACATTAAATCTCtaagaatattatatttcatttgattttatttttattttgtaaaaatctaattaatatttaaaataattaggaaACATGTAcaagatttgaaaaaatataaatcatataaataaagtagttttaagattttaaatttttatttaaaaattagtgttcttatatatatttttgttagagcatattatatttaaaggatACAGCAAAAATTTCATGCTTATTAAGTATGAAGGCGAGAATctgtttaaaagataaaaaccaAGATAATCATAGTTGATGTCTGAACTTATTTTCAtcttaattcatatataaataatgagataacattcagaaaacattttaaattttcaatatcaTATGCTTTaatcttttatctcttttaatatattatttgaatttaaatctaattaaaatgtatttaatataaattatgaataaccaaaaaaaaatattatatcacactgtatattagttttaataaatttaaaatgtgtttgatatgcttgaacatattatttattatacatattaattttgaaaatttaaaacttattatataatttttatttatacaaaattaatattaacatttatactTATTCTGTACAAATATGTACAAAGGCAACAATATTTGATacctattaaattaaaaataaaacataaaagtcacaCCGAGTTAGTTAATATACATTGAAGAAGAAgatataatttaatacataaaaaagagTAACTGAATCtaagagaaaattataaatgcGAAACGGTAACTAAAGGGGTGGCTTGATTCTGTTTTCAATCTTTGAATGCTGATTGAATCctgaattaatttttcaaattaaaaaaatgttatatttgaaaataagtattatttttatcatttggaaaccaattttaattttttttatctcaaatatAGTATCTGgatactataaatatatatttttgaatttaaaaggctaaaaatatttgagaaaataaaagcaGATTCATTCTCATtggttaattaataaaaaaacagcCTAAATTAGTTATCccctattattttattgtttttaaacttaatttgattttttctttttctttttccttacgTGTTTTCAACGGGTTACCAGTTTTCTAAAGCCATTGTTAACTCTTTTCTGTAGCTCTTGGCAGTTTTTACCTCCTTTTTCCTCTCTATTCCCGCCACTTTCCTTCTAATAGGGGAGGTATCTCTTTTCTTTCACGTAAATTCACGGTTTcgtttccttttgtttttttttatcaacttctGTTCACTCTCAGTCTATCTTTTTCTATCAAGGTAAATTGTATGTCTTGAGTTTTTacgtttatttttttgttgccACTGTAGGTTTCGGCTTTTGGGTCACAGAACTTACTATGATTTGATTATTACTATTTGTGAGTGTGGTTAATGCCCATGGTTTTTTAtaacggtttttttttttcttttttgttttggagTTTTTTCACATTGGTAGTGCCATTATTTAATAACGGCTTATGGGAATTgaagtttttgtcttttacttCTAAAAGATTGAAACTTGTTGTGTTTTAGAGggattttgatattttcatgCGAAATTCAATAGATGTATACAGTTTGCCGTTACATTTTTTAGGAAGTTATGTGCAATGGTTTATTGATTGTGATTTTGGGTTTTGGTGATGATTTTAGAAGGAGATGACTGAGGAGAAATCAGAGCAGCTTTGTTTGAAGAATAAACAAACCTATGCTCCTTCTAGTTCTTCTGTATCAGATGGAAATGACAGTGCTATTCCCTCATCATCAAGGAAAACGGGATCAGCATTGCCGTGTAATAGGTGGTAACTTTGTTTTAAGTTCTTTAATTGTTCTCCAGTATTGATCATAGTGTTGCAATTTGAGGGAACTGCAGTATGCTGTTTATATGTTGTTGCTTAATTTTACATGTTGTAGCAGTACctgattttacttttttctttggaGAATTCTTTGTTGGTTTACttcctttttcattgttttttctaCAATCTTTCTGCACTGGATTTCATTTTGTGAATGCTTTAATTGTATGTAGGAGAACCACTGGTCCTGTTAGACGGGTAAAGGATGGTTGGACGGAAAAGGAGGTTAGTCTCTGGGAAGTTTGTTCAGTTGCCAAATctttttgatttagttttttaatttttatgtgctTGCTTCTTAGGAATTGATTACCTGGTGAATTGGGATTACTAGATTTAATGACTgctatatatttgtatatttatggTTTAACTCATTGTATATTGAATTCAACATATTTGTATTCATTGCTACTCCTACTTGGAATTGAATTTAGTGCTTTCTTTAACTTGCTGCAGGATGAAACATTAAAGAATGCTGTTGAAGTTTTTAATGGCAAGAATTGGAAGAAAATAGGTACATACTTCTATTTGCTATGTAGTGACGACCTTTGATATTGAGTTAAAAAGTGTATCGAGTCTTTGAACTTGAGATATTAGAATTGAAGGACTAAGATTGTTGGtttctaaaataaattgcaaaatgacccaataaatatagttttGCAGAGCTCCTGTTTACAGTTTTCCATTTGCAGAGCATACTCATCTGAACGTAAAAAAACTAGAATATATCTTAAAAGGCCTTGACGATGAACTTATTAGCTTAAGTCAAAAAGTCAGAATTAAACCAGGGAAACTAAAGTTCTTAAATCTCTATTTTCATCTTTCCTTAATGTTTGAATGCTTTATTTTTTGTGAAGGAGAATTCATATATGGGTGAACCAATGGAATTATTTTGTGTGATGTGACCATAATCATCATGTATGCAAGATCTTTTGTATTGAGTGCTTTCTGAAAGCATTATGGTCAtttcatgaaattgatttatcaaATGTTGAATCCAGCTGAGTTTTTTCCGGATAAATCAGAAGTTCAATGTCTTCACAGATGGAAAAAAGTTCTTAATCCTGAACTTGTTAAAGGACATTGGACAAAGGAGGTAAAACCTAGTCctttccttttccatttttgttattttctaacAATCGTATTTTCTAACTTCTCCTAGTTGACATGCAGGAGgatgataaaataattgaacTGGTGTCTATACATGGACCTACAAAATGGTCTTTGATATCCCAATCATTGCCCGGTCGAATAGGAAAACAGTGCCGAGAACGGTAAGGCTAACTGACCTTTGCCTgaaatttttctatctttttttaattaattctttgTATTGATAAATCCTAAACttcattgtattatttaattagaatGTTTAGCCTCTGAAGTTCTAAAACCTCTCATCATACTGtacttaaatttaaagaataacttTCTTCAGAATATTATAAGATTTGACTACAACTCGTAGCTTTGTTTGTGTATGGGCTACTCAAAAGATTAAGTTGTACGAgctttgttatttttgatttacATTGTACGAACTTTTTTCAgaatattacaaattttgacTACAACTCGTATCTTTGTTTGTGTATGGGCTACTCAAAAGATTAAGTTGTACGAGCTTTGTCATTTTTGCTTTAGATTTTTCCTGGTATTATTATATACTCTGTTGGTTAATAAATCCTTCATGAACATGAAATACATGCGCATTGGCTTTGGTATATATGTTCATTATCACGAAGTTAGTTTCAAACATTTACAGATGGTGCAACCATCTTAGTCCAGACATAAAGAAGGATCCCTGGACTTTGGAGGAGGAATTAGCCCTTATGAAAGCTCATTGTACACATGGCAACAAATGGGCTGAAATAGCCAAGGTTCTATGTGGAAGGTTTATTTTCCAATTAATTCTTTAGCTgtcataaatgaaattaaagtcATAATTAACATCTAACAAGTTTCATTGAATGCTAGTTGTGGAGTTtgatttattgtattattattctttctctctttttaaaTGATGAAAATCATTGGAGGATGTACTGTCATAAACTCCTTTTGAAGGAAATTTAGTTTTCAACCCACACACGTTCCATACAAAGGAAAAAAGACAgggaaaaagaataatgtaatgaagaaaaatgaatagTCAGTAGTTGCTACTTTATCCATTGA from Vigna radiata var. radiata cultivar VC1973A chromosome 9, Vradiata_ver6, whole genome shotgun sequence carries:
- the LOC106773893 gene encoding mitochondrial import inner membrane translocase subunit Tim9 isoform X1; protein product: MDKKIISDLDNFPEEDKQRMSTIVDQLQFRDRSFILPCCIRWILLLIYSVLQQNCSLRMYNSVVERCFKECVNAFYRKSLTKQEETCVLRCAQKFLRLSTQVGLRFSDLTQEASTTDKVHIIAGAESKLDS
- the LOC106773893 gene encoding mitochondrial import inner membrane translocase subunit Tim9 isoform X2; its protein translation is MDKKIISDLDNFPEEDKQRMSTIVDQLQFRDSLRMYNSVVERCFKECVNAFYRKSLTKQEETCVLRCAQKFLRLSTQVGLRFSDLTQEASTTDKVHIIAGAESKLDS